A region of the Pseudomonas cannabina genome:
TTATGAATTATTGCTGGAAGCACACGAAAAACTAGGGGTAGCCCTTGACGAGCGTAAAGAAGAATACGCCGCTGAAAAGCTTGAGCGCGAAGCGCGTGAGGTCAAGCGTCAAGAGCTGCTGGCACTGATTGAAAGTGAAGGTTTTGACCTCGGCCAGTTGGCAGGTGGTGACTTTGAGCCTAAAGCCCGGAAAAAAAGCCGCACCTCGACCCAGAAGCGCGAGCCGAAGTATGTGTTCGTCGAAGATGGGGTGACTAAGTACTGGGCAGGCGTTGGCAGAAAGCCTCGTCCGATCGCACAGGCCATAGAAAATGGCGCTTCTCTGAGTGACTTCCTCATCAAAGCCGAGGAACAGCAGAGCCTAGACGTTTAATCGGTCTTTCGGAAGGCGCATAGACCAAGGTCGGCGCTGTAGAGGCTGGCCGATTTTCGCAACCGCGAAAAGGGAGGAAAGCCTATGCAGTATGTGTTCATTATCATCGCCGTTGCTGCCATTGTCGTTTATTCGGCCCAACACGATCTGACTTCGTTCAGCCAATTTATGGATTATGTACGCGGCGATATGTTAGCGCTCATGTTGTGGCTCGCCATCGCCATTGTGGTCCTCGGCGCTGTGTTCGTCGTCATGCGTATTGGCCGAAGGAAATAGGAAAGTGGTATGCCCTATTCCCGTTGATTCGGGGCTTTTTACTGCTGCTATATATCCCCGTCTAAGCTTTTATCAGTAGCGCCGCATTTATAGATCGCGTTCGACGCTCTCAGGTCCTCCGCAAGATCACTTCGCGCCATGATCACCCAGCTTTACCGCAACGGACCCACATTGAACAGCACTGAGGTTGTCAGGTCCCGGAGGCAATTTCCTTGCAGCACCTCGGGGCTTCAGGGGCTAGCCCCTGTTCGTAGCGAAGGCGGAGAGGGGGTCCGGGGGCAATGGAACAGGGAAGTCAGTTAAGCGCAATTTCCTGATGGATTGATTGCGAGTGAGCGCGCGCCGCTTATGTCTCATTTAGGTATACCCAAGTAGGCCTAGCTTATCAGTCATGGCTCAATTTACCTAAACGCAACCCTAAAGAGCCACCCATGAAAGAACTACCCATTTGAGCCATATGGCATTGGCTACCTTGCTTATGACAGCGGCCAATCAGCCATGAATCATCAATGATTAATCAGAGAATAATCGGTTGCGATTAATCAAAGACTGATCTATGATTATTCATAAGTGACTAATCATAGATTATTCACAGATGAATCGTATTTGATTATTCATTGATTATCTAGGTATCAAGCACCATGATTATCCTTTTCGGCTCCCACAAAGGGGGTGTAGGCAAGACCACTCTCATTGCCAATCTCGCGGTAATGCTCCAAAAAAAAACAGCCTCTGTTGCCATAGTGAGGGCTGATAAAAATCAGGACCTGGAGGTATGGACGAGATTTCGCGCAGAAAAAGACGTTCCCGATATCCCGGTCATGACGTGCTATGGCGACATAAGCAAAGACATTCGGAAGCTAGAGACTGTCACTGATGTGGTTTTTGTAGACACTGCGGGCCATGACAGCATGGAGCTGCGTAGTGCACTTACCGTAGCTGACATATTTCTCACACCCGTCAAACCATCCTCACTGCTTGAAATCGCTACGCTTGATGGCTTGTCTTCCATCGTCCGAGAAGCACAGAAAAAAAATTCCAGTGTGCAAGGCTTCACCCTCTTCAACCGATGCCCAACATCATCATTCAACACTGATGCTCAAGACCTCGCTGAGTACCTTAAAACCAATCCTGAGATGCTACCCCCATTACGCTCATGTGTTTCTGATTTGAGGCCTTACGAGAAGGCCATAAACCAAGGATTGGGCGTTCATGAGGTACGGGCAAAAAACGCCTCCAAGGCGAAGGGCCAGCTCGAGCTACTGTTCACCGAGATACAAACCAAGCTTGATTAATCATTGAATAGCATATATGATTAATCAAAGATGAATCACAAATGATTAATCATTAACTTGCGGACTTCGGTGGTTCAATATGGATTTGAGTAAAATCAAAAAACACAACAATTCAACAGCAACGACTGAATCGAAGTCCGTTGCTGAATTCATTGTGAAGGGCGATGCGCGGCCCAATCAAAAACAAAAATCCACGATGGTAGGATTCCGGTTTGATGAAAACACCCTGAATAGCTTGAACAAATTAACAACAGAAACAGGGAAGACGCGCATTACAATCATACGAGCATCTTTGCTCGCCTTTGAATCACTATCCGACAGCGAAAAAGCGCGCTTCTTAATACAGGTAATGACGTAGATTTGATGGGACACCGAATAGATGCCGGGGCATGGCGGGAACCATCCCCAGCGTGGAACACAACGCATCCTGAGAGGGAAATATTATGTCCGAGCGAGACTATAACACAGTCCGTAACCTACCCCTATGCCAGCTTTCAGACCCGAAGTATCTGTACTTGCTGCGAGAGTTCGCCGGTCACATGGCCCCGCCATGCGTGGCAGAAGCGCTGATGAAGTGGCTTAGGGAGACGCTGATTTATTCTAAAACCCAGCTGTTGCCCCCAGATAAATCAAGGCCTCCAGAGCGTTGCAGGGACGAAAAATCGAATAAATCAGCGCCTCCTTAGCCGCCTTTAGAGGAAAGATCATGGATAGGCGAAAAGACAACAATCCCCACCGCACAGCAGAAGCAAAAGGCTCGCTGGATGCAGTGAACCGGCGTCTACTAGCAGAGTGTCCATACAAGACCCCTCAGTTCAGAAACTCATGGCTGCGGGGCTATCAGAAAGCCAAACAACTCGATTTGTTTTCGACGGAGTAAGCACGATGGACGTACCGACCGCAGCGAATGCCACGCATCAATTGATCTGCCAGCACGTTTGCCGGTGGACGAAGACCTACGTAATGCCGTGCCATATCATCAAGACGATGCCAGACGGTCGGTATAAACTGTTGGTGTTCGGAGATAGACACTGGAAAGGACAGGACCATCTGAGTCGCATCCGCTATGTTATAGCTAGCCGGGTCAGGCTGAAACCTGAAAGCTAACTGTTTTCGTAGATTCATTTACGGCACCAAAGATGAACCGAGCCTGTCAGGCTGGGTCTTGTGAAACTCGTTGCGTATCAAGTAATTATGAGGTAAAAAATCTCTGGAACCTCAATAAAAAAAAGGATTAACCTATGAAAGCAATTTACGCCCTTGCGGCCTGCATGGTGTTTTCAGCGGCGGCTATCGCCAGTGAGCCATCACCCGTAACAGTAGGCCACCTGCAAGCAGTTCCAGGCCAAACGCCGTCGATTTCGTACATTACAGGTACAGCAACCAACACCAAGGATCAAGCGCTAGGGAGACGCTGAACAATTAACCCGTTCGCACCGTCCCCATTTCCAAGCCGGTTTTTTTCAACCTGCCGGCCTTATTTTACGTTTCTCGAGCAGATTTCTGCCCTCATTTTGCTGAAAGGCGGGCCAGTCCCGCCTTTCAGACGGATTTATCCTGCCGTCTGTTGTAAATACCGCTTGGCCAGCATCAGATTGGCCAACCCAAACAAACTGAACAACTGCGCTGTATTCTTTTCCAGCCCACGGTAGCGAACCTTGCGATGATTGAAGCGCACCTTGATTACCTGGAAGGGGTGCTCGACCTTGGCACGCAGTTGCGCCTTGGCATATTCAATTTTGCGCTTGACCCGATACAGCACGCTGCCTTCGCCGTGCTGCTTGTAACTGCTTGGCCGTTCTGCAATCGACCAGATAACGTCCCGTTCAGCATGCTCCGGTCGCTTGGCCGCACCGGTGTATCCAGCGTCACCCGAAACATAGGTTTCGTCACCGTGAAGCAACTGGCCAACCTGGGTGACATCCGCCACGTTAGCGGCCGTCCCTACTACGCTGTGCACCAGCCCCGACGTGGCGTCTACACCAATGTGGGCCTTCATCCCAAAGTGCCATTGATTGCCTTTCCTGGCCTGATGCATCTCAGGATCACGCTTGCCTTCTCGGTTCTTGACCGAGGGCGGCGCGGCGATCAGAGTAGCGTCGACGATAGTGCCTTCCTTGAGCAGCAGCCCCCGGCTGGCCAGATGCTGGTTAATCGTTTCAAACAGCAGCCGGGTTAGCTGATGGACTTCCAGCAAGCGGCGAAAACGCAGCAAGGTGGTGGCATCCGGTGCAGACTCGCGACCCAGGTCGATACCCATAAAACCGCGGATGGCCTGGCTGTCGTAGACGGCATCTTCGCAACCTTCATCGGAGAAACCGAAACACTGCTGCACGACGTACATGCGCAACATGCGCGACACCCCTATCGCAGGGCGTCCGCGCTTGCCTGCGGTGTTGCTATAAAACGGCGCCACTTGCGCCTCCAGCAGGGCCTAGGGCACCAACTGTTCAAGGTCAGCCAGGAAGCGATCTCGGCGAGTCTGCTTTTTCTTGCCGGTATATTCGAGTTCGGAGAAGGTCTTCTGCACGCGCGTAACGCTCACGGAGAGGGAGGCTGTTGAAGGAACTTAGTGTGCCAAGGGTGGGGACAGTTGGCTATTTTTGCAGCGCCTCCCTAGGGAACGTTTTCGTACATTTCAATTTGTACGACGCCAATAACGCTCTGGTAGGGAACGCCATTGCCACTGCCAGTAACCTGGCACCCAAAGACACATGGAAATTCAGCGCCGGTGTGACCGTCCCGTATGACCACTTCGTTTTGGTCAAGGTTGACACTTACTGAACACCGCTCAGAATTTCAACCTAGGCCCGAGTTTAATCTTGGGCCGCAACACCTCTTCCTTCACCTCAGTGAATTGGAGTTTCTCTTTCATCTGCTTTTTCTGACGCTCAGGGGTATGAAGGTTAATTTTTTTTCCTGCTTTTTCTAACGTTTCTGCCATTGTGACTGTTCTATCCGGCCCGTCAATACTGGTATTTTCAATTTTCCATTCGTTGCGCTTGACTGTCTTGTAGCCCTGGACTTCGCCATTTTTATCATACGATGGTACCTCAACGGCTACAGCGCCTTCCTTTTTAAGCTTGATGACATGACCCACCTCGACTTTCTCCCGTTCGATTTCCTCAAGCAGCGTCTTACCCCATAAGGTCACCTCTTTTTGTCCATTGAGGGTCTTGTAGGTGATATAGTTCGAACGTTTTTTTTTTGTCGAACTGATAACTGGCTGATCCAAACTCAACCACTTCGTACAGGTTACGTGTCCGCTCAGGACCATGTTTAAGGTGGTCTTTCAACGCAAAATCACGCATATGGGTTGCTTTCACATTGTAGCCAAGCCCTTGCAACTTTAGGCTCATGGTGGTGCGCAATTGCCGCAGGTCTTGTTTCTTGATGTCCATCCGTTGACCGTTTTTGTCCGATATTTTCAAAACCACATGGACATGTGGTTTTTCCGTATTGTCGTGGTAGGCCATGACAAACGCATTGTCAGGGTATTTTTCTTTAAGTGTTTCCCTCACTGTATCAAACAGTTCCTCACGCGACACCTTTTCTGATGGGGGCGGCGAGAACACAATATTATGTGTTTGCTTTTTAAGCTGGTCCACGTCTTCATTTGCCTTTGCAGTAGGGGCAATGGTTCCTGAGTGAATCATGTTGTCCTTCAATTCGGAAAGCCCTTCCGATCCATTCCATTCATTACCTTCATCGTCATAGAGACTGAGTTCCCCATCATGAGACATGTAGTCTATGGCGTTTTTAATACCGCTAGCGGTGGAAGCTGAGCCAGTGATTTTTACCATCATTTCCTTACTGGGTAATTGCCGAATAGCTCCGGTTGACTTGCCATTATTCTTTTTGTGTTGGTTGACTTTGAATGCAAAAGCGCTCTTTGACGCCTTATCGGCACGCGCCCTTTTGACCCGCCATTCTTTTTCGACATGCACGCCCATAACTAGCCCTTCATGCCCTTACGGTTAAAGCTCCAGCGATCTACAGAGACCTCCTGCAACTCATCTATTTTCTTAATCGCCATGGCCATATAGCTGTTCAATGTTTCAATTTCTTTAAGAAACGCCGTGTCGTTCATGTCTAGCTTTTTCGATTGGAACATCATATGGCGAATGTTACGACCGACCGCATCAATAGCCGCCCTGAGTCCTCTTATTTTCTTGATTTCATCAGGCAATAATTTCGACGAAGCCGACAGCGATGAAACAATCCTGAACCGGCACTCCCTGGACATGGACCAGTCATTCAAATGTGCATGATAGGCAATCGCTTCCTTTTCTTCCGTTGATAACGAAAATCTAAGCCGTTCGCTATTTTCACTTAAATTTAATTCTTCGACGCTGTCTTCTTCTGCAATTCTTAGCACAAACAGCTTCGCCAACGCACTTATCGTTGTACCGCTCTTTGATATTTTAGCTACTGCCCGCTCATGCGCTTCCGAACTGATTCTAAAGCACACCTTTTTTTCAGTTTTTGCACTCATACAAGAGCCTCCGGCAGCGGGGAGACAGCCCAAATTGAGACACG
Encoded here:
- a CDS encoding division plane positioning ATPase MipZ, translating into MIILFGSHKGGVGKTTLIANLAVMLQKKTASVAIVRADKNQDLEVWTRFRAEKDVPDIPVMTCYGDISKDIRKLETVTDVVFVDTAGHDSMELRSALTVADIFLTPVKPSSLLEIATLDGLSSIVREAQKKNSSVQGFTLFNRCPTSSFNTDAQDLAEYLKTNPEMLPPLRSCVSDLRPYEKAINQGLGVHEVRAKNASKAKGQLELLFTEIQTKLD
- a CDS encoding H-NS family nucleoid-associated regulatory protein, producing MAANAYEDVMRVLSNVRSIRAFVRENDYELLLEAHEKLGVALDERKEEYAAEKLEREAREVKRQELLALIESEGFDLGQLAGGDFEPKARKKSRTSTQKREPKYVFVEDGVTKYWAGVGRKPRPIAQAIENGASLSDFLIKAEEQQSLDV
- a CDS encoding ribosome modulation factor, yielding MDRRKDNNPHRTAEAKGSLDAVNRRLLAECPYKTPQFRNSWLRGYQKAKQLDLFSTE
- the ddp1 gene encoding DNA distortion polypeptide 1; the protein is MSAKTEKKVCFRISSEAHERAVAKISKSGTTISALAKLFVLRIAEEDSVEELNLSENSERLRFSLSTEEKEAIAYHAHLNDWSMSRECRFRIVSSLSASSKLLPDEIKKIRGLRAAIDAVGRNIRHMMFQSKKLDMNDTAFLKEIETLNSYMAMAIKKIDELQEVSVDRWSFNRKGMKG
- a CDS encoding FxLYD domain-containing protein — encoded protein: MGTVGYFCSASLGNVFVHFNLYDANNALVGNAIATASNLAPKDTWKFSAGVTVPYDHFVLVKVDTY
- the mobP1 gene encoding MobP1 family relaxase, translating into MGVHVEKEWRVKRARADKASKSAFAFKVNQHKKNNGKSTGAIRQLPSKEMMVKITGSASTASGIKNAIDYMSHDGELSLYDDEGNEWNGSEGLSELKDNMIHSGTIAPTAKANEDVDQLKKQTHNIVFSPPPSEKVSREELFDTVRETLKEKYPDNAFVMAYHDNTEKPHVHVVLKISDKNGQRMDIKKQDLRQLRTTMSLKLQGLGYNVKATHMRDFALKDHLKHGPERTRNLYEVVEFGSASYQFDKKKTFELYHLQDPQWTKRGDLMG